The DNA region cttccatcagaatcttgggcaaggtgtcctttctccagaacaatcgtcttttggttgaaagatgtcctcttctcatgtggaaatagcagctaacgatagccacccactggagaggtgtccaactcgtgaaagcgcatcacaaagaaatccaggaaaatcgcaataaactgatataaactgctataagtcggtttaaattaactaccttatgatgtctttaacaactataacgaataaaaacatgaccggagatatagaactgctaaaacgaaagctttgcaGGAGGCCACTGTGATGTCCCTGCTGCGCCAGGcaccccgttgaaaagaacggtacttccgttccacggtcttatatagggacccagattgcgcaatccactccattcaaattcaccccgcttactgacatctagaggaaggcgtatgcagtgcatgtagcccgatggcttacatggggacttataaactgacctcagaacagggacctcgatttctgaaatctcactccctgacaggaaatgtgctgcagaatgagttctgtttcactcggagaaataattcaaacggttttcgaaactagagagtgttttctatccaatagtaataataatatgcatattgtacgagcaagaattgagtacgaggcagtttaatttgggaacgaatttttacaaagtcgaaatggcgcccccctagtgtcaagaagttaactttcacacattaacaagtccaatacagcatatgaaagataaacatcttgtgaatccagccaacatgtccgattttttaaatgttttacagcgaaaacaccacatatatttatgttagctcaccaccaaatacaaaaaaaggacagacatttttcacagcacaggtagcatgcacaaagccaacctaactaaccaagaaccaaccaaactaaccaagaaacaacttaatcagatgacagtcttataacatgttatacaataaatctatgttttgttcgaaaaatttgcatatttgaggtataaatcagttttacattgcagctaccatcacagctaccatcacaaataggaccgaagcagccagagtaattacagacaccaacgtcaaatacctaaatactcatcataaaacatttctgaaaaatcgatggtgtatatcaaattaaagacaaacatcttgtgaatccagccaatatttcaatttttttaagtgttttacagcgaaaacacaatatagcattatattagcttactacaatagcctaccacactaccacattcattcatcaaggcacgttagcgatagcaataggcacgttagcgatagcgaataaaccagcaaaagatatataatttttggctaaccttgataagcttcatcagatgacagtcctataacatcaggttatacatacacttatgttttgttagaaattgtgcatatttagagctgaaatcagtggttatacattgtgctaacgtagcatctttttcccacaacatcCGGAtttttttatggcactcaactattctgaccaaataactatacataaacgttactaaaaaatacatgttgtataggaaatgatagatacactagttcttaatgcaatcgccgtgttagtattctaaaaataacttcattacgacatccagcttaggtatagcgagagagtacccaaaatctgggcacaaacgactagtacaatatgttcgacagatatatgaaatagcatcataaaatgggtcctacttttgatgatctttcatcagaatgttgtacaaggggtcctttgtctagaacaatcgttgtttggatttagaatgtcctcttctccagtcaattagcacggaaagctagcaaagtagcgcaaagctctccttcctgaacaaaggcacacaacgcaacacgcctaacgtcccgaataaatttcaataatctaataaaactatattgaaaaaacatactttacgatgatattgtcacatgtatcaaataaaatcaaagccggagatattagtcgtccataacgacagcttatcagaaggcaaaaccaggtcccttcacgcgctctccagaaaacaggaaactggtgacacgtcatgtcgagagcttttgttcgaccccagatcaagttacacactccatttcttctctcactgcctgtcgacatctagtggaagacgtatgaagtgcatctatactaataaatatcaagtgcattaataggcaggccctagaacagagcatcaatttcagattttccacttcctgtcaggaagtttgctgcaaaaggagttctgttttactcacagatataattcaaatggttttagaaactagagagtgttttctatccaatagtaataataatatgcatattgtacgagcaagaaatgagtacgaggccgtttgaaatgggcaccttttatccgggctactcaatactgcccctgcagtccAAAGAggttaaggtaggctgttcacaccgtttgtttgttggtgattgtcttccgtgtcagtgtttgtaccacacgggactgtttcgttttgtttagtctgtacctgttcgtgcgttcttcgttgtctgtaagttcacatgttcaggcctgtttacgtcgtttattgttttgtagtttgttaagagtgtttcctgtctttgtgttttgtctgcacccgaaaggactgtatcggtttgccacatttgttattttgttttgtaagtgttcacgtttatttgtcgtaattaaacatgttgagcactggctacgctgcgtgttggtccgatccctgctacactctctcttctcgtgaagagagggaaggctgccttTACAATGTGGAATTGTAATTtgttttactttctgaattgactggaatttaaatgggATTGACCCCTACCCTGGCCACCAGTGCTTTTTACTTCCATGATGTATATTGAAATGAATACTAGAATGATATAAGGGAATGTGCATTTGAGTAGATGGGTCCTACAGTATGCTACACATGTTTACATGCATTTGGATGTATTATTGTAATGTCTGTTTCTTTATAGTCTTGACGTCACAAATGAAATTCTCTCATGGTTGAGTCCTGTGACACTGTGTTTCAGGTGTTCTGGGACAATATACTGTGATGAGTGTCTGTGCCTTAAAGGGGTCATCAGTGGACCTGCGCTGTCCTGTTCCCAGTGTGACTCAAGTCACAAAGATGGTCTGGTATAACACACGGTTGAATGGTAAGCCTTATGATCTGAGATGGGACCCTAATTATGAAGGTCGTGTGGAGTACCGTGGAACTACAGAGAAGGACTGCATCCTGAGAATCACagacctgagacagagagacatagcaACATATTACTTCAGATATAAAACACACCAGTATTCAGACTGGAAATATAGCTCATATGGATTCACTCTCAGTCTCACAGGTACTGAATAAATAGTATAGTACAAGTCAAGTCATTTATTACATGTTCTATGAGAACAGTGAAATGGTGGTGGCTGACAGACTTCCTCCATTATTGTTTCATATCCTCTCCCTTCAGATCTAAAGGTGGAGAGGATATATTACTACAAACTGACCTGTAaaaccacctgtactctgactggTAACCCCACatacatctggtacaagaacggaCAACATCTAGATGAGAGCATCTCCCCCAAGTACAAAGACCCAGTCTCCAGTAACTATGTAGACAGCTTCTCCTGTGCTGTAAAAGGTCATGAGGTTCTCCGctctcctgcagtgtgtgagtGGGAAAAAAAGTGTTGATTCAAACACAGTGTTTCACTCTAGCAATACCAACAGCTCAAATGGTTATGATTTATACTGAAACGACTTGAAATGAACAGTTAACTTCTTTACTTTGCACCTAAAGAAACATGACAAGTTAAAACTATTACAGAGAGCCTCTATGTTTCAGGTGATCAGGGTCACAACTGCTGGAGGGTGACTTACACCAAGAGGAGAATCTGTGTCTTGAAGGGCTCCACAGTGGACATATCCTGCTCTTACACTCATCCCACTAGTTATATAGAACAAGGTTCATTCTGGTTTACACAGAAACACCCTGTAGATCTCAGTACATATCCAGAGTATGCAGGTCGTGTGGAGTACAATAGGACCACAGAGAACCACCACACCATGACAATAACACACCTGACAGAGAATGACTCGGCTGAATACAAATTCAGATTACTAACAACAAATAAGGGGAGATTTTCTGGCCTTCCTGGTGTGATCTTGACTGTCACAGGTAATACTCCACCTACAGTTAGTACTGTAATAGAACAAGTCTAATCACATGACAAGCCTGTCTGGAGTCAAATATGACTGATGTTTCCTCTTAGATATCCTGTTGGAGATGGATCCTACGTCTGTGTCTGAGGGGGAGAGAGTCACACTGAGATGTAGAACCCAATGTACAGTCGGTCTCCaccccacctacatctggtacaagaacaGACAACATCTAACCAACCCAGTCAGCAGTTATAACAGTCTGATCCTAGACCCAGTCATCAGTTATAACAGGCTGATCCTAGACCCAGTCAGCAGTGAGGATGCAGGGAACTACTCCTGTGCTGTAAAAGGCTTTGAGAGAATCCTCTCTCCAGAGGAGACTCTCACTGTCAGATGTGAGTACATGGGGTGTTGATATATCTACAGTGAAAGTCATTGACATCATCTCTGTAATACATGGTTCTACATGTCAGTGTAACATACTTATCTATACTTATTTACATCATCTCTGTATTACATGGTTCTACATGTCAGTGTAATATACTAATCTATACTAATTTACATCATCTCTGTATTACATGGTTCTACATGTCAGTGTAATATACTAATCTATACTTATTTACATCATCTCTGTATTACATGGTTCTACATGTCAGTGTAATATACTAATCTATACTAATTTACATCATCTCTGTATTACATGGTTCTACATGTCAGTGTAATATACTAATCTATACTAATTTACATCATCTCTGTTATACATGGTTCTACATGTCAGTGTAATATACTAATCTATACTAATTTACACCATCTCTGTAATACATGGTTCTACATGTCAGTGTAATATACTAATCTATACTAATTTACATCATCTCTTGCTTCCTTACATGGTATATGAGTTGTTATTTTTTCTGTCATCTTCAACACCAGATGGTCCAAGGAacacctcagtgtcagtcagtccctctggtggaatagtggagggcagttcagtgactctgacctgcagcagtgatgccaacccacctgtgAAACGTTATACCTGGTACAAGAAGAATGGAGGCCACTATCAGTTCTCCTATGTGAACACAGGACCACATCTTGTCTTCAATCATATCAAGTCATCTGACACTGGAGAGTACTACTGTGAGGCCTGGAATGGGATGAAGACAGGGACGTCTGAGTCTATCGACATTGATGTGAGATGTGAGTAAAGTACAGCTCAGTATCACATGTGTTCCTGTTAATGTTTTGTGTAAGTGGATTCTTATTTTTGATAGTCTGGCTTCACATATTTTGATATATGTCATGTGAGGTTGTAATTGCACCTTTATAATCCTCTGACGAATTCTCCTTTTCCAGACGCTCCAAAGAacacctcagtgtcagtcagtccctctggtgaaatagtggagggcagatcagtgactctgacctgcagcagtgttgccaacccacctgtggacaaatacacctggtacaagaaGAACGTGGCCTCACCAAAAGCATCAGGACAGAGTTACAGCATCACTAACATCAGctctgaggacagaggagaatatTACTGTGAGGCCCAGAATGGAAGAGGATCTATGAACTCTACAGCTCTGATGATCATTGTAGCAGGTAAAGTTACATCTTCAATACTTCAATACAAATTGACAGGTTTCAAGCTGATCTTAATCATTGTGTTTTGACTGATTACACTTTGGTTTATAATTATGTGTTGGCTTATGATGTCACAAGTATTATAAGATCCCAAAATATGAACACGTATTGTGTTGATATTCTATAATGTGTTAGATTTTATATTATAAGAACATGCCATGTACTCATATCATCCATATTTTATTACAGGGAAACAAACATCAGTTGTGACTGCAGCTGTAGGAATCATAGTGGTTGTTCTGGTtctcatcctctgtctctctggactCATGTGGTTCAGGTGAGTGAGAttgcatatctttttatataatTTCACTTTAGTCATTGTAAatttgaatttgttcttaactgaattgcctagttaaataaaggttaaaaaaataaaaaataaaaaataaaagtaacttaATTTATTAATTGATTGATATCTTCATACATTCATTAATGTACAACAGGAAGAAGGTCTCCACATCCACCTCCAACACAAGAGACACAGCAGACGATGGACAGGTGAGTCTGTTGGAATCAGAAGatgactgtgatgactgtgtatTCTTTGTGGAACATTTCcactcctcattttgtctgttctctctctccatcagggaGACTCTAGTCCAGTGTATGACAACATCTCAGGCATGGTCATGACCTCTACTGCAGCACAGACAGCAGCCACAGACGACCAGGATGATGTTCACTACGCCAGCGTCCACTTCTCTCGCTCCAAAAACCAGGAAGTGCCTCTGTACTCCACCGTCCAGCTGCATCAACCACAGAAACAGGACCAAGATGTCCAATACGCTGCTGTGAAATTCAACCTCCTCAGTTCTGCCACCCAGTGAGCATATTCTGCCATTACAACAATATGGAGTCAATACTAGAACATTGTGAACACACAGCATTAAAGGAGAAGTTTGCTTGTTTACAACCAAACACACTAATCACAGAAGAAACAGAAACGTGTGACATTTCTAGAACTGTATTGTTTGCATGTTGATAGTATTATAATGTAGGACTATAGGGAAGATAGGTGCTGTGgagatgttcatattgaaacatgtctttatatatatatatatatatatatatatatatatatatagctatatAGGGAAGATAGGTCCTGTGgagatgttcatattgaaacatttatttttttatgttcctaaagtgtttgattagatcaGTACAGAGTTTTATCAAGGGACCCCACATGGGCCCCGACTCCAAGTTTGGGGACCCCTGTAaaaacctctctctctgcttgctctctctctctctctctctctctctctctctctctctctctctctctctctctctctctctctctctctctctctctctctctctctctctctctctctctctctctctctctctctctctctctctctctctctctctctctctctctctctctctctctctctctctctctctctctctatgtctctctatgtctcctcTACTTCTACCTGCATTGCAGCCTGCCTTTCCACTGAGTGCCACATCAGTGTCTGTCTCAGTAGCCTACTCTCTGTAAAGGACTTAGTAGTGTATGGTTTACTCCTGCTGAGGTAGGCTCTGTTTAACGTTAGCTTCTAACTTCATCCTTCTAGCTGGCTAAGTAATACCAAACAGAGACCTTCAATGTTACTGTAATATAAGTCTCTGCTGCAACTATCCCCccgacctgactgactgacttacaGTATGTATCTATAAGAGACTATTTACCAGTTGTGTACTCATTCTCTGAGAGTGATTTGTTGTTTGGGGGATGTCTGTAGACACAGCAGGAGTCGCGggacagttaaaaaaaaaatacttttgtcCGGCATCTCGCAAACAGACTGTCAGCAGAGCAACCTGTGAGCTGGGGTATTTAGTTTCATGTCGCCCTCGGCCTGTGCCGCGAGAAGGGGAATTAGATACTTGAGAGAATGGTGAATGTGCTGCAAAAAGTAAATCAGGGAGAAAGATCCGGGGGAAGCAGGCAAACATAACGAACAAACCACAGTTAATGATTCCACTTGTTCAAAAAGATGCAGGATTGATTAGTCAGATCAAGAATATGAGCTTTGATCAACGCTGGGAGCAATATTTAGATGTTGATGCGTAAATCATTTTCTTTATTGTGTACAGCATATGTATTAGGCTATTCTTACTATTTTCAAATTAGAAAAAAGTGAACGAGGTCCGAAACGTCGGTGTCCTCATATGTAGTTACGGCCATGTGCTCATTGGAGGAGTAGACAATGATAATGTCATCAGTAATGCATATTCTGCATTAAGGTAATTCATGCCTCAACACCAGAAACAGGATGAGGATGTGCAATAAGCTGCTGTGAAATGTAGCCGCCTCACTGCTGTGACCATATTCTGCAATAAGGTCATTCATATGCTGCTTCTTATTGTAGGAGATGTCATCAATATGCAAAACAGTTGACCTCCGTGACCACTAGTGATGTCATTTCCTACCAACCCAACAATGGACACCTCAAGACAATTACTATGACCTAGTAgaaagagtgccttggtccttctTTCTTTTTTAATTACTATGACCTGTCTAAATGAGGGAGTGATGTGATGATGGTTTTTATGAGCTGTTCTCTCTGCGTTCCAAATGGTACACAGGTTTTGTTTcatttctgtttctctcttcagACCCACAGCAGCACAAGCAGCTGAAGAGGAGCCCTTTGTGCTCTACAGTACagtcaacaaacccagaaccaagaagacctgaacacaacaaacccagaaccaagaagacttgaacacaacaaacccagaaccaagaagacttgaacacaacaaacccagaaccaagaagacttgaacacaacaaacccagaaccaagaagacttgaacacaacaaacccagaaccaagaagacttGAACACAACAtacccagaaccaagaagacttGAACACACCAGGTTTGACAAAAACCTTGTATATCTGGAACCTTATATTTTACTAAGTGACATAAGGCATGAGGGGGTGTGAAACATTGGCCattataaaccgggtggttcgagccctgaatgctgatttgctgaaaggcgtggtatatcagaccatataccatgggtatgattATGGGTATGGGTATGATTATGTACTCGTCTAATTACGTTGGTCACCAGTTTATAGTAGCAGTAACGTTTTTGtgcgtcatacccgtggtatattgtctgatatacagtacacacttctGAAGCCAGTCAGCTTCCaggaaccaaactacccagtttataatagtatGTAATAATATACGCCATCTGGCAGGTACTTTTATCCAAAGTCATTCACTCAGTCATTACAGTCATGGGTGCATAAATCCTTCATATGGTAAGTCCCAGCAGGAATAGAACCTGTGAGCCATTCTGTACAAACTGAGTCACACAGGACTACTGTATGCacactcagagtaggagtgctgatctagggtcagcaccatgctctaccaactgaaccacaggACTACTGTATTCacactcagagtaggagtgctgatctagggtcagttaTGCCTTTTAAACTATGATGAATAAGAAAGGGACCTTAACATTTGAATTGTTTTAGTTTAGCTGTTtttaagtaaaacatttttaaaaatatatatttctgatTACAACAACATTTGAATTGTTTTAGTTTAGTTGTttttaagtaaaacatttaaaaatatatatatttctgatTACAAGAACATTTGACAAAACCTTTGAATTTATGAAGTAGCCAACCTCAAGGTCCAGTTATATATTATAAggctatttatttttttattttatgtttcTGAAACAATCATCAAACTTGTGAGACTGTATATGAAGGTCTAACaacaatatatattgtgtttctaTTACATGTTATTACTTCATATTCTACTATTAGATGATACACATAGTAGAAGGTTGATTGATTCTTTTATAAATAGTTTTAATTGTTTTATGACAAAGTTATGACACGATTTTGCTTCAATGTCCAGGAAAGAGTTCTGCTTAATGCAATATTTCTTACCGCttttatttaaaaacatttttgttaACTAATGTGTGAAGTGTTAAATATATAAACAAATACACTTTTAAGAATAAACGTAATGTTATAACAGTATTTTCTGTGGAGAAAAAAATAACAGTTTTCAAAATCACACCTCttgtactgtactatacagtaACTACAAATAATACATTTATATTGGTTTGGAGAGCAGTAGTGGTTtattcaccatcatcatcatcatgtcagTACAAAATATACAAAGACACTTTCAGAAGGAGCACACAACCAATTACATGAAATATTATTTATTGTCATTTTTGAAACACAGAGACACAATATGACATGGAGGGTAgttccattccccccagaaatgtccgggaacttgcaagtgccttggtggaagagtggagtaacatctcacagcaagaactggcaaatatggtgcagtccatgaggaggagatgtactgcagtacttaatgcagctggtggccacaccagatactgactgttactttgattttgatcccccccccctttgttcagggacacattattcagtttcagttagtcacatgtctgtggaacttgttcagtttatgtctcagttgttgaatcttgttatcttcatacaaatatttacacatgttgagtttgctgaaaataaacgcatttGACTGTGAGAGGATGttaatttttttgctgagtttttgTGCCTTTACTGATCATTTGTTAGCATGAGCTAGCTAGCCTGCTAAAGCTTTGTAGCCTACCGCTAATGATAATGCTAAGTTTACATTGGGGCTGTTCAGTCTGATGCAATTATCTCACCTTTCAGTCCTTACTGGTGTGATTGTATGCTACAGTGGGAGTGCCTATCCAACATGGTGGTTATTTTCCAGGCCTGGTACTTTATCCTAGCCTTATAGCAGACTTGACATGGCTAATGCTAGCCAGGCCCTGCCTGGGCCTGCTTACCATTTAGTCGTCAATGTTCATGTGTGATATGTGATTCAGCCACTACAATATTATGCATGTGTTAGGGTGTGTTTCTTTCGTATTATCATTGGCTCAatggtgaaattagcattatgacaatatATTTAATTAAGTCATTCTTTATTAATgaaattgcagacagaagttgacaatcaGGAACGTAGCACGCATGTTTCCGAGTAAGTTCTGCATCCAACAAAAGGTCTCCAGTGGTTTTATTAAACCCTAAGTCACGCCCTGGTGATGTCACTGCCTACATCATCATCCTCTACTCCTGGGACCAAAACCATGCCTAAAAAGCTGTATAAACAGGGCCTGTATTgttagctaaacacttagcagtaaatgtccccTTTCCCCAAAGTTGATTTATTGTGGAATGTTTACCTAGTCTTATCTCCTTCACTctcctgcagagttctgtctaagTCACACATTTCTAAGAAGGGCCTCTTTATaatgaggcagaaagagagagagagagataactaaAATACAAATGTAGAACAATACTAAACTTCtacaatgaatatatatatatatatatatatatatatatatatatatattgttaatcaGTAGTCTAAAACCCTACTATACatgtaaggagggaggggtcttataacccctccccttATATTAATataacataagcataatcaattattctaATACATCAAACGTCTGTACAGCCCCAAAACATGACCGCTAGGTGAATCCTGACACGTTTAGCTTTATAGTGTTCAATTGAGAACATGATTTATTATATTTATCTTAAACTTGTGATGCAGTAGTGTGAATATGTATAGGCCTAATAGTATTCTATAGCATTGTGTGTGTAACTTTACATGGTTAATTCTATTTCCATGTATCTCTTTCCTCCTAGAAACCCTGTTGTATAAGAACCCAAagtgaaccggagtgacttgtGGTCACAATAAAAACACTTTGTCCTGACATCCTTTACTGCACGCCAATCAAGTTGAGAgggcacgcacatgcacacagtcATACCAtgcccatagggccctggtcaaaggtagtgcactacataggaattAGAGTATCATTTGGGAAGCAGACCGAATGACAGTGTCATGTTATACAACTACAGAGATCAGTGTTTGTGTGATTAAATGTGACTTAGTCAAGTAGCCAGTGTTGTGTTTCACCATTCAATCTGATGTATTGTCAGTTTGTTATGTTTTATTACACAGTCTATACAGCAGGCTATGGTGATGTTCATTGATGCTTCTGCTAGATAAAGCCActaccagtactgtacaacaaagGAGGCTTGTGGGTGGAGATATAGGAGGAATAACTGAAATGAATGGAACAGTATCCATTCATTCTATTCATATTACTGCACAAATGAATAAGGACATCAGGACTGGaggctgcagtaatgttgagatgccagtagggagagctctagtctagaacactgcagtaatgttgagatgccagtagggagacctCTAGtttagaacactgcagtaatgttgagatgccagtagggagaactctagtctagaacactgcagtaatgttgagatgccagtagggagacctctagtctagaacactgcagtaatgttgagatgccagtagctGGAGCTCTAGtgtagaacactgcagtaatgttgagatgccagtagggagaactctagtctagaacactgcagtaatgttgagatgccagtaggtggagctctagtctagaacactggaacCTTCAGTAGCACTTTGATGCAGCTGGTGAGGAGTGATGGGAATGGGTCAGATTTTGGCTCTTAAAAATGTAGGTCCACACCTCAAAGGAAGATATTCAACccttttctgacatgctgtttaTCCATGTCAATGTCTTAACGTCCCGACTAGGCAACTTTTAAAATGTGTCACACTGTTAAAATGTGTCACACTGTTTCTCTGCACTGCCAGTAAGTGTTGTTAGTTTAGATGTTGTTGGTTTATCATCACCATCCTGTCATCCATAGACCTCTACAGCCTGAACCATATCAGAGTTCTTTATATGGACATTATACTGCATGTACTTCATTAGCACTTTATATTCACATACTAGATGTACAAcatgctacattagactatatatggataacaggctacattagactatatatagataacaggctacattagactatatatggataacatgctacattagactatatatggataacatgctacattagactatatatggataacagactacattagactatatatggataacaggctacattagactatatatggataacaggctacattagactatatatggacaacaggctacattagactatgtatggataacaggctacattagactatatatagatgacaggctacattag from Salvelinus fontinalis isolate EN_2023a unplaced genomic scaffold, ASM2944872v1 scaffold_0083, whole genome shotgun sequence includes:
- the LOC129842988 gene encoding B-cell receptor CD22-like, translating into MKTGTSESIDIDVRYAPKNTSVSVSPSGEIVEGRSVTLTCSSVANPPVDKYTWYKKNVASPKASGQSYSITNISSEDRGEYYCEAQNGRGSMNSTALMIIVAGKQTSVVTAAVGIIVVVLVLILCLSGLMWFRKKVSTSTSNTRDTADDGQGDSSPVYDNISGMVMTSTAAQTAATDDQDDVHYASVHFSRSKNQEVPLYSTVQLHQPQKQDQDVQYAAVKFNLLSSATQPTAAQAAEEEPFVLYSTVNKPRTKKT